Proteins encoded together in one Ferroglobus placidus DSM 10642 window:
- the thiD gene encoding bifunctional hydroxymethylpyrimidine kinase/phosphomethylpyrimidine kinase yields MEVLVSVAGLDTSNSAGVTLDVRIFRLFGFHGVCAVTAITYQNSCGIEGMKAIEAEHLEMQLKSIFEDFNVKGIKVGIVVTEKQAELLKEFLKNFEGLKVLDPILVSSTGYKFAEPEIYEGLFNVVDAITPNVKEAEVFSGERISSVEDAKRAAKKIAEKFGCSVVITGKDIGGIDVIYDGDFHEIKAEVGEKEVHGTGCVYSSALLANISLGKNIVDAARYARLTTLESAKRAKKVGRCLLFVDPPFAFD; encoded by the coding sequence TTGGAGGTTCTTGTGAGCGTTGCAGGATTGGATACGTCAAATTCAGCCGGAGTTACCCTCGACGTGAGAATCTTCAGACTCTTCGGATTTCACGGAGTTTGCGCAGTCACCGCTATAACCTACCAGAACTCTTGCGGAATAGAAGGAATGAAAGCTATCGAAGCGGAGCATCTGGAAATGCAGCTGAAATCTATTTTCGAAGATTTTAACGTTAAAGGAATAAAGGTTGGGATTGTAGTAACTGAAAAGCAGGCGGAGCTTCTGAAGGAATTTTTAAAGAACTTCGAGGGATTAAAAGTCCTCGATCCGATCTTAGTCTCCTCTACCGGATACAAATTTGCTGAACCAGAAATCTACGAAGGTCTTTTTAATGTGGTAGATGCGATAACCCCGAACGTAAAGGAGGCTGAGGTTTTTTCCGGAGAGAGAATTTCGAGCGTCGAGGATGCTAAGAGAGCTGCGAAGAAAATAGCAGAAAAGTTCGGGTGCTCGGTGGTAATCACCGGCAAAGATATAGGAGGAATCGACGTTATTTACGACGGAGACTTTCACGAAATAAAAGCCGAGGTTGGGGAAAAAGAGGTGCACGGAACCGGTTGCGTTTACAGCTCAGCCTTACTTGCTAACATCTCCCTCGGAAAAAACATCGTTGACGCAGCGAGGTACGCGAGATTAACTACCCTCGAGAGCGCTAAAAGGGCTAAGAAAGTGGGAAGATGCTTACTCTTCGTCGATCCTCCTTTTGCTTTTGATTAA
- a CDS encoding metal-dependent hydrolase encodes MLKITHVVFPVALASFLTKDANFLFATGLFGILSDIDVLLKIKHRGFTHSLLFLFLILYLVYIFDRSLLIFAFIGLTSHIFLDSLTKSGVQLFYPAKRRFRILTFRYDSVILNTLIILLSLYILKKNGVVDWRFL; translated from the coding sequence ATGTTGAAAATAACGCACGTAGTATTTCCCGTAGCTTTAGCCAGCTTTTTGACGAAAGATGCGAACTTCCTTTTTGCAACCGGACTTTTCGGGATTCTGAGCGATATCGACGTTCTTTTAAAAATTAAACACCGCGGCTTCACACATTCTCTGCTCTTCCTCTTCCTAATTCTTTACCTCGTCTACATTTTCGACAGAAGCTTGTTGATATTCGCTTTTATAGGATTAACCTCCCACATTTTCCTCGATTCTCTAACCAAAAGCGGAGTGCAGCTTTTTTATCCGGCGAAGAGGAGATTCAGAATACTAACATTCAGATACGACAGCGTAATTTTAAACACCCTGATAATTCTCCTCTCGTTGTACATTCTCAAGAAAAACGGGGTGGTAGATTGGAGGTTCTTGTGA
- a CDS encoding transcriptional regulator: MQELVTRAVLKILKKAGFTVTDLVETKPRCFDIVARKDDFVILIKVLYNVDSLKSEAVKEMKLIAKFLKASPIVVGEKFKQDYLERGVVYTRYGIPVINVATLYDIIVENVYPLIYSAPGGYYVKIDSEKFKRRREELGLSIGEIASRIGITRRAAKKYEEGIDVSLDNAIKLEELLGGDIVKEINVFEFEIDVEEPEEEFEGEEAEIVDQLKCIGIKIYPVKYAPFDALSVVEDENVLTGVKQVREIERRASLIGRVSEVVSANAAYIVEKRIKSEVEGVVFITKDEISCVSSPKDFISLIHEKKEY; this comes from the coding sequence ATGCAGGAACTCGTGACGCGTGCAGTGTTGAAAATATTGAAGAAAGCTGGCTTTACCGTTACGGACTTAGTTGAGACTAAGCCCAGGTGTTTCGACATAGTTGCAAGAAAAGACGACTTCGTAATCTTGATAAAAGTCCTATACAACGTGGACTCCCTAAAGTCCGAAGCCGTGAAAGAGATGAAGCTAATAGCGAAGTTCCTCAAAGCGAGCCCGATAGTCGTTGGAGAGAAGTTCAAGCAGGATTACCTTGAGAGGGGCGTCGTTTACACGAGGTACGGCATTCCGGTTATTAACGTTGCAACTCTTTACGATATTATAGTCGAAAACGTTTACCCGCTGATATACTCCGCTCCGGGAGGATACTACGTTAAGATTGATAGCGAGAAGTTCAAGAGGAGGAGAGAGGAACTCGGGCTGTCGATAGGAGAGATAGCGTCGAGGATCGGAATAACAAGGAGAGCGGCTAAGAAGTACGAAGAGGGGATCGACGTCTCCCTCGACAACGCTATCAAACTTGAAGAGCTTCTTGGAGGAGACATCGTAAAGGAGATAAACGTTTTCGAGTTCGAAATAGATGTGGAGGAGCCCGAAGAGGAATTCGAAGGAGAGGAGGCAGAAATAGTCGACCAGCTGAAGTGCATAGGAATAAAGATCTACCCAGTAAAGTACGCTCCTTTCGACGCTTTGAGCGTTGTTGAAGATGAAAACGTGCTTACGGGAGTTAAGCAAGTGAGGGAAATAGAGAGGAGAGCGAGCCTCATCGGTAGAGTTTCGGAGGTCGTTTCAGCCAACGCAGCGTACATCGTCGAAAAGAGAATAAAAAGCGAAGTTGAGGGAGTAGTGTTCATAACAAAAGACGAAATCTCCTGCGTTTCTTCTCCAAAAGACTTCATTTCGCTAATTCACGAGAAAAAGGAGTACTGA
- a CDS encoding branched-chain amino acid ABC transporter ATP-binding protein — MLKVENLNAGYKELHILFDVNAEIKDRTITTVVGPNGSGKSTFLKSIFGLTTIYSGKIQYNGKDITKIPPHDKTKLGIAYLPQTDNIFANLSVEENLKIAGYTVEKEDFEERVELALSMFPELQTKLKRKAGTLSGGERQFLAMAMALIKNAKLMMLDEPTAMLSPKYASTIFEKIQFLRDELKITILLVEQNVLKALEISDYAYMFVSGRVVFGGKAEELVKHEKFEQLCVGYTL, encoded by the coding sequence GTGCTTAAAGTTGAAAACTTAAACGCTGGGTATAAAGAGCTTCACATACTCTTCGACGTTAACGCGGAGATAAAGGATAGGACTATAACCACCGTTGTGGGACCAAACGGAAGCGGAAAGAGCACTTTTCTAAAGTCCATTTTTGGACTGACTACAATTTACAGCGGAAAAATACAGTACAACGGAAAGGACATCACCAAAATTCCTCCCCATGACAAAACCAAGCTTGGGATAGCCTATCTTCCTCAGACTGACAACATCTTCGCAAACTTGAGCGTTGAAGAGAATCTGAAAATAGCCGGATATACTGTGGAAAAGGAGGATTTCGAGGAAAGGGTTGAACTTGCCTTATCAATGTTTCCAGAACTTCAGACGAAACTTAAGAGAAAGGCTGGAACACTCAGCGGTGGGGAGAGGCAGTTCTTGGCTATGGCAATGGCACTGATAAAGAACGCAAAGCTAATGATGCTTGACGAGCCTACAGCCATGCTCTCTCCAAAATACGCTTCGACAATTTTCGAAAAAATTCAGTTTCTCAGAGATGAGCTGAAAATAACGATTCTGCTCGTGGAACAGAACGTTTTAAAAGCTTTGGAAATAAGCGACTACGCTTATATGTTCGTGAGCGGAAGGGTAGTTTTTGGAGGAAAAGCGGAAGAGCTGGTGAAGCACGAAAAATTCGAGCAGCTTTGTGTGGGCTACACACTTTAG
- a CDS encoding ABC transporter ATP-binding protein — protein MILRTFSLSKFFDGLKALDRVNIEVEEGKITLVIGPNGSGKTTLINVITGFYKADEGRVEYKGEDITNKPPHELYKKGIVRTFQIPKPLKKLTVLENLLIARENPGEGIIGALTKAYIPKEKESVEKAFEILEFLGIEHLWDEEAQNLSGGQLRLVEIGRALMSDAELFVMDEPLAGVAPKLSHDILGRMRELCEIGKTFLIVEHRLDIVLEYVDKVYVMASGRIIAEGKGKEVIEKPEVVEVYLGA, from the coding sequence ATGATTTTAAGAACTTTTTCTCTTTCCAAATTTTTTGACGGTCTAAAAGCTTTGGACAGAGTTAACATCGAAGTAGAAGAGGGGAAGATAACTCTCGTAATAGGTCCAAACGGTAGCGGGAAGACAACGCTGATAAATGTAATCACCGGGTTTTACAAGGCTGACGAGGGGAGAGTTGAGTACAAAGGGGAGGACATAACGAACAAACCTCCCCACGAGCTGTACAAAAAGGGAATAGTAAGGACTTTCCAGATACCGAAACCTCTGAAAAAGCTAACAGTCCTTGAAAATTTACTGATAGCGAGGGAAAACCCCGGAGAAGGAATAATAGGAGCGTTAACCAAAGCTTACATTCCAAAAGAAAAAGAGAGCGTTGAAAAAGCCTTCGAAATTCTCGAATTCCTCGGAATAGAGCATCTCTGGGACGAAGAAGCCCAGAATTTGAGCGGTGGTCAGCTCAGGCTCGTTGAGATAGGAAGAGCTTTAATGAGCGACGCGGAGCTTTTTGTCATGGACGAACCTCTGGCAGGAGTTGCGCCAAAGCTTTCCCACGACATCCTCGGAAGAATGAGGGAGCTCTGCGAGATTGGGAAGACGTTTTTAATCGTTGAGCACAGGCTTGACATAGTTCTCGAATACGTGGATAAGGTATACGTGATGGCTTCTGGGAGGATTATAGCTGAAGGGAAGGGAAAGGAGGTAATAGAGAAACCGGAAGTCGTGGAGGTGTACTTAGGTGCTTAA
- a CDS encoding ABC transporter substrate-binding protein, whose translation MRLAFALLGLLLLSSVAAAEEIKIGVLVDLSGPLTTFGTDIKNTLEIAKDEINNYFKEKGLDYTVEFYVEDTKVDPNVALQKVQSLHAKGINLIIGPMGSGEVANVKDYVTSNKIIIISPSSTALPTIIGFATPEDKKYIFRFVGTDDLQTDAIASELKDLGVKGVVIIYIGNAWGRGLYETIKPKLEEAGIEIAQPIEYPDQVPADFSPYISSMESELNKLIEKYGREKVAVVAFTYEEVYTLLAQTPEDSPLLNVVWIGCDGNAKSGKITDALEKVKRVGMYATLFESKGPAYDKLAEEYAKRGFGKAPYQYAMNAYDAAWVLALAYVEVVKEKGSYDPDAMVEKIKEVAVKYSNGEYGVQPVSGRIELNEWNDRASGDYAIYYVNEKGEWDVAGIWKFETKSIEWKHKPKWPEVKATPTPTPEKKETPVEKKETPKEEKKEEKKTPGFGILIAAAAAAYALRRRA comes from the coding sequence ATGCGGTTGGCATTTGCTTTGTTGGGTTTGCTATTGCTAAGCAGTGTAGCGGCAGCTGAGGAGATAAAGATTGGCGTACTTGTGGACCTTTCAGGTCCTCTAACGACGTTTGGTACGGACATTAAAAACACGTTAGAAATTGCGAAGGATGAGATAAACAACTACTTCAAAGAGAAAGGTTTGGACTACACAGTCGAATTCTACGTGGAGGATACGAAGGTAGATCCTAACGTAGCTTTGCAAAAAGTCCAAAGTCTGCATGCAAAGGGAATAAACCTTATAATTGGTCCGATGGGAAGTGGTGAGGTAGCTAACGTCAAAGATTACGTTACATCGAACAAGATAATAATAATCTCTCCGTCCTCCACAGCTCTACCAACAATAATCGGTTTCGCCACGCCGGAGGATAAGAAGTACATATTCAGATTCGTCGGTACGGATGATTTACAGACTGACGCCATCGCTTCCGAGCTTAAAGACCTCGGAGTTAAGGGAGTTGTGATCATCTACATCGGCAACGCTTGGGGCAGAGGATTGTACGAGACGATAAAGCCGAAGCTCGAAGAAGCAGGAATTGAGATTGCTCAGCCGATTGAGTATCCAGATCAAGTCCCAGCTGATTTCTCTCCGTATATATCAAGCATGGAGAGCGAATTGAACAAGCTGATCGAGAAGTACGGTAGAGAGAAAGTAGCTGTTGTAGCCTTCACCTACGAAGAAGTCTACACACTCCTCGCTCAAACTCCCGAGGATTCTCCTCTGCTCAACGTCGTCTGGATCGGATGTGACGGAAACGCGAAGAGCGGAAAAATAACCGACGCTTTGGAGAAGGTTAAGAGAGTTGGTATGTACGCGACACTCTTCGAGAGCAAAGGACCGGCTTACGACAAACTTGCTGAGGAATACGCTAAGAGAGGATTCGGAAAGGCTCCTTACCAGTATGCGATGAACGCCTACGACGCAGCTTGGGTTTTGGCTTTGGCTTACGTCGAAGTTGTGAAAGAGAAGGGCAGCTACGACCCGGATGCTATGGTTGAGAAGATAAAAGAGGTGGCTGTGAAGTACAGCAACGGAGAGTACGGAGTGCAGCCGGTAAGCGGAAGAATAGAACTGAACGAGTGGAACGACAGAGCGAGCGGAGATTATGCCATCTACTACGTGAACGAAAAAGGAGAGTGGGACGTAGCTGGAATCTGGAAGTTCGAAACTAAGAGCATCGAATGGAAGCACAAACCGAAGTGGCCAGAGGTGAAAGCTACACCAACGCCAACTCCAGAGAAGAAGGAGACTCCAGTAGAGAAGAAAGAGACGCCTAAGGAAGAAAAGAAGGAAGAGAAGAAGACTCCTGGATTCGGAATCTTGATAGCTGCAGCAGCCGCTGCTTATGCGTTGAGAAGAAGAGCATGA
- a CDS encoding branched-chain amino acid ABC transporter permease, whose translation MSVVEGAIIYSNLLVLLSMSLTITYITTSVPNFAQGSFAVFGSYLAFAFFKLFEIHPYKSIPLVFILGGFLGIATYFLVLRPLIKKEASVLILMIATLAWDLILLGFLGIFSETLGKIIGGYASRFIFTPYDFRAFGMNGIFFVSSAAIILCLFGLAVLFYKTKFGIALRASMENPQLAEVMGVNVEYTRIFSWFLSGSFSALAGALLPFKQEIVQSTGALIIVSIFAASIVGGLSSILGAILGGYLIGISETLVTFYLSKLFGTGVLVYSKLVPLVILIVVLLYIPQGLVSIRWSKWRWSRH comes from the coding sequence ATGAGTGTGGTTGAAGGTGCTATAATCTACTCGAACCTCCTCGTGTTGCTGTCCATGAGTTTGACGATCACGTATATTACGACTTCAGTTCCGAACTTCGCGCAGGGGTCTTTTGCTGTTTTCGGCTCTTACTTAGCCTTCGCATTCTTCAAGCTTTTTGAAATACACCCTTACAAGTCTATCCCACTCGTTTTCATTTTGGGAGGTTTTCTTGGAATAGCCACTTACTTCCTCGTTTTGAGACCTTTAATAAAGAAGGAGGCGAGCGTTCTAATTTTGATGATCGCAACCCTCGCATGGGATCTTATTTTACTCGGCTTTCTCGGAATTTTCTCCGAAACTCTCGGAAAGATTATAGGAGGTTACGCTTCCCGTTTCATCTTCACTCCTTACGATTTTAGAGCATTCGGCATGAACGGAATTTTCTTCGTTTCTTCTGCAGCCATAATTTTATGTCTTTTCGGTCTTGCGGTGCTGTTCTACAAGACCAAGTTTGGAATAGCTTTAAGAGCTTCGATGGAAAATCCGCAGCTCGCGGAAGTTATGGGAGTGAATGTCGAGTACACGAGAATATTTTCGTGGTTTTTATCCGGCTCATTTTCGGCTCTGGCTGGAGCTCTGTTACCATTTAAGCAGGAAATTGTTCAGAGCACTGGAGCTTTAATAATAGTTTCAATTTTCGCAGCAAGCATAGTAGGTGGATTGAGCAGCATACTCGGAGCGATTCTCGGAGGATATCTCATTGGAATTTCCGAGACTCTCGTAACGTTTTATTTGAGCAAGTTATTCGGAACTGGCGTGCTCGTTTACAGTAAGCTCGTACCCCTCGTAATTTTAATAGTCGTTCTGCTCTACATACCGCAAGGACTCGTTTCGATAAGGTGGTCGAAGTGGCGCTGGAGCAGACATTAG
- a CDS encoding branched-chain amino acid ABC transporter permease, with translation MALEQTLVTILLWFGVYAIVAISLNIEYGYGGIPNFGRAFAVLIGALAVGAIVNRIFIALTGVSGVTYSAASGFAKSKIDALISSNPAYGILILLFCVALAAVLGAIFGAMFILPSAKLKSDYLAITLLAISEVSFIVSYYNTDIVGGYYGTPTPNVLAFVPGESREIAYTILILIFAALVFLLAERLMNSPYGRLLKAMREDEDVVESFGKDVMRIRIKTVALGSSLAAIVGALYTLYAGNVSGVVNLFARVNWTFYPFLMVLLGGMANNRGVLAGTFLFVAVWRLLDQYKHEIAALLNLPFDVNWLQYIIFGALMILVLYYKPEGLIKEQPIRTEPIKEIKSGKKA, from the coding sequence GTGGCGCTGGAGCAGACATTAGTAACGATCCTGCTCTGGTTCGGAGTTTACGCGATAGTTGCGATAAGCCTGAACATAGAGTACGGATACGGAGGAATACCCAACTTTGGCAGAGCTTTCGCTGTGTTAATAGGCGCTTTAGCTGTCGGAGCCATTGTCAACAGAATATTTATCGCTTTAACTGGCGTGAGTGGAGTAACGTATTCGGCAGCGAGCGGATTTGCCAAGAGTAAGATCGATGCCCTTATTTCCTCAAATCCTGCTTACGGAATTTTGATTTTGCTCTTCTGCGTTGCTTTAGCCGCCGTTCTCGGAGCTATTTTCGGTGCGATGTTCATTCTTCCGAGTGCAAAATTGAAGAGCGACTACTTAGCAATAACCTTACTGGCTATAAGCGAAGTCTCCTTCATAGTCTCCTACTACAACACGGATATAGTCGGAGGATATTACGGAACTCCAACTCCAAACGTTCTCGCTTTCGTTCCCGGAGAGAGTAGAGAGATAGCCTACACGATACTTATACTAATTTTCGCCGCTCTCGTATTTCTCTTAGCTGAGAGGCTGATGAATTCTCCTTACGGAAGGCTTCTAAAAGCGATGAGAGAAGACGAGGACGTGGTGGAAAGCTTTGGAAAGGACGTTATGAGAATCAGAATCAAGACAGTCGCTCTCGGTTCGTCTTTAGCAGCAATCGTCGGAGCTCTTTATACCCTCTACGCCGGAAATGTTTCTGGAGTTGTGAATTTATTTGCGAGAGTAAACTGGACGTTCTACCCCTTCCTAATGGTTCTTCTCGGCGGAATGGCAAACAACAGGGGTGTTTTAGCCGGAACGTTTTTGTTTGTAGCAGTCTGGAGGTTGCTCGATCAATACAAGCACGAAATTGCGGCACTTCTAAACTTACCTTTCGATGTAAACTGGCTCCAGTACATAATTTTCGGTGCTTTGATGATCCTCGTGCTTTACTACAAGCCGGAAGGTTTAATCAAAGAGCAGCCGATAAGAACCGAGCCGATAAAGGAGATCAAATCTGGTAAGAAAGCTTG